From the Streptomyces nigrescens genome, one window contains:
- a CDS encoding pirin family protein produces the protein MSNLDLRPAPSLCGGTGRTGPVRDVQPGKQVPLGESTVVRRLLPNLGRRMVGGWCFVDHYGPDDIVDEPGMQVPPHPHMGLQTVSWLHEGEVLHRDSLGSLQTVRPRELGLMTSGRAIAHSEESPHGHGPFLHGAQLWVALPGEHRDTAPAFEHHTDLPVINGGGLSATVILGELAGATSPGTTYSPLVGADLTLTAGTDTRLPVDPDFEYAALTISGESEVDGVRLAPGALLYLGCGRGELPLRADSDSSLLLLGGEPFEEEIVMWWNFVGRSQEDIEAARADWMTGSRFGEVHGYDGDRLTAPELPPVPLKPRGRAR, from the coding sequence ATGAGCAACCTCGACCTCAGACCCGCGCCCAGCCTCTGCGGCGGCACCGGCCGTACGGGCCCGGTCCGCGACGTCCAGCCCGGAAAGCAGGTCCCCCTGGGCGAGAGCACCGTCGTCCGCCGACTGCTGCCGAACCTCGGCCGGCGGATGGTCGGCGGCTGGTGCTTCGTCGACCACTACGGTCCCGACGACATCGTCGACGAGCCCGGGATGCAGGTGCCGCCGCATCCGCACATGGGCCTGCAGACCGTCAGCTGGCTGCACGAGGGTGAGGTGCTGCACCGCGACAGCCTCGGCAGCCTGCAGACCGTACGGCCGCGGGAACTGGGCCTGATGACGTCCGGCCGGGCCATCGCCCACTCCGAGGAGTCGCCGCACGGCCATGGCCCGTTCCTGCACGGCGCCCAGCTGTGGGTGGCGCTCCCCGGCGAACACCGCGACACCGCCCCGGCCTTCGAGCACCACACCGACCTGCCGGTGATCAACGGCGGCGGACTGTCCGCCACCGTCATCCTCGGCGAACTGGCCGGCGCCACCTCGCCCGGCACCACCTACTCCCCGCTGGTCGGCGCCGACCTCACCCTCACCGCCGGCACGGACACCCGTCTGCCGGTCGACCCCGACTTCGAGTACGCGGCCCTGACCATCTCCGGCGAGAGCGAGGTCGACGGCGTCCGGCTGGCCCCAGGCGCCCTCCTCTACCTCGGCTGCGGCCGCGGCGAATTGCCCCTGCGCGCAGACTCCGACAGCAGCCTGCTGCTCCTCGGCGGCGAGCCGTTCGAGGAAGAGATCGTGATGTGGTGGAACTTCGTGGGCCGGTCACAGGAGGACATCGAGGCGGCGCGGGCGGACTGGATGACGGGCTCCCGCTTCGGCGAGGTCCACGGCTACGACGGGGACCGGCTGACCGCCCCCGAACTCCCCCCGGTGCCGCTGAAGCCACGGGGGAGGGCGCGGTGA
- a CDS encoding lasso RiPP family leader peptide-containing protein gives MYSKPTLLKVGEFSKLTMHSRPRRKDKGHRRRPKGIFL, from the coding sequence ATGTACTCCAAGCCTACCCTGCTGAAGGTTGGTGAGTTTTCCAAGCTCACGATGCACAGCCGTCCTCGTCGTAAGGACAAGGGACACCGTCGGCGCCCCAAGGGGATTTTCCTCTAA
- a CDS encoding lasso peptide biosynthesis B2 protein has translation MSTPETLFETSASVPARTRLAARVTVAAALALARLSPAHIRRVLVVVRGRAGPSRYDQAQGARQAVVAVSMICAGQGCLARSIATALLCRLGGHWPVWRVGARTSPFGAHAWVEAEGRPVEEGDNITGFRPLMTVTPRPDARVSRIR, from the coding sequence ATGAGCACCCCCGAAACGCTCTTCGAGACCAGCGCATCGGTCCCGGCCCGCACTCGTCTGGCCGCGCGGGTCACCGTTGCCGCCGCCCTGGCACTGGCGCGCCTGTCGCCCGCGCATATCCGCCGCGTGCTGGTCGTCGTACGGGGGAGGGCGGGACCGTCCCGCTACGATCAGGCGCAGGGCGCACGTCAGGCCGTTGTCGCGGTCAGCATGATCTGCGCCGGACAGGGCTGCCTGGCCCGGTCGATCGCCACGGCTCTGCTGTGCCGCCTGGGCGGGCACTGGCCGGTGTGGCGGGTCGGGGCGCGTACCTCCCCGTTCGGCGCGCACGCTTGGGTGGAGGCCGAGGGCCGCCCGGTGGAGGAGGGCGACAACATCACCGGCTTCCGGCCATTGATGACCGTCACACCCCGCCCGGACGCCCGCGTGAGTAGGATCCGCTGA
- a CDS encoding methyltransferase domain-containing protein produces the protein MSTDAPADPSPQPAPEPLNPPAGQGESPLPTADAAYWEAAAASFDDEPDHGLRDPAVRAAWAARLRTWLPSGPTAVLDLGCGTGSLSLLAAEQGHHVTAIDRSEGMIARARTKLAGHEAAFLVGEAAEPPVGERRFDVVLVRHVLWALPDPAAALRRWAGLLTPGGRMVLVEGRWGEADPVGLPAAELTALVAPLAARTQVESLAHDPALWGKEVADERYVLLADLPRRHTEVVDVHLVLRRGDEVLLARRANTGYADGLFHAPSGHAEDGEDVREAMIREAAEEVGLRLVPEDLRVALVMQHCAPPPARPRIGWFFEAAYGAGGEPWNREPDKCAELAWFPLDALPDDMVAYCRAGLDGLRAGHRFLLHWHRPGDAIAYDPAGPDRAVVLDGPGPTG, from the coding sequence ATGAGCACCGACGCGCCCGCCGACCCGTCCCCTCAGCCCGCGCCCGAACCCCTCAACCCACCTGCCGGCCAGGGGGAATCACCGCTGCCGACCGCTGACGCCGCCTACTGGGAAGCGGCCGCCGCCTCCTTCGACGACGAGCCCGACCACGGACTGCGCGACCCCGCCGTCCGCGCCGCCTGGGCCGCCCGGCTGCGCACCTGGCTGCCGTCAGGGCCCACCGCCGTCCTCGACCTGGGCTGCGGCACGGGAAGCCTGTCTTTGCTCGCCGCCGAGCAGGGCCATCACGTCACGGCCATCGACCGCTCCGAGGGCATGATCGCGCGGGCGCGCACCAAGCTCGCGGGCCACGAGGCCGCGTTCCTGGTCGGTGAGGCCGCCGAACCACCCGTGGGGGAGCGGCGGTTCGATGTCGTCCTGGTGCGCCATGTGCTGTGGGCCCTGCCCGACCCCGCGGCCGCGCTGCGCCGCTGGGCCGGACTCCTCACCCCCGGTGGCCGGATGGTGCTGGTGGAGGGCCGCTGGGGCGAGGCCGACCCGGTCGGTCTTCCCGCCGCCGAACTCACCGCCCTCGTCGCGCCGTTGGCCGCGCGGACCCAGGTGGAGAGCCTCGCGCACGATCCGGCGCTGTGGGGCAAGGAGGTGGCCGATGAGCGGTATGTGCTGCTCGCCGACCTCCCCCGCCGGCACACCGAAGTGGTCGATGTCCATCTGGTGTTGCGCCGCGGTGACGAGGTGCTGCTCGCCCGCCGGGCCAATACCGGCTATGCGGACGGTCTCTTCCACGCCCCCTCGGGCCATGCGGAGGACGGTGAGGACGTCCGGGAGGCGATGATCCGGGAGGCCGCGGAAGAGGTGGGGCTGCGGCTGGTGCCCGAGGACCTCAGGGTCGCGCTCGTGATGCAGCACTGCGCCCCGCCCCCGGCGCGGCCCCGGATCGGCTGGTTCTTCGAGGCGGCGTACGGCGCGGGCGGCGAGCCGTGGAACCGCGAGCCCGACAAGTGCGCGGAGTTGGCGTGGTTCCCGCTGGATGCGCTGCCGGACGACATGGTCGCCTACTGCCGCGCCGGCCTCGACGGGCTGCGTGCGGGGCACCGCTTCCTGCTTCACTGGCACCGGCCCGGCGACGCGATCGCCTACGACCCGGCGGGACCCGACCGCGCGGTGGTTCTCGACGGACCGGGACCGACGGGGTGA
- a CDS encoding GntR family transcriptional regulator has translation MSPQPLTITIDPTAAAAPFEQVRTQIADQARDGGLPVGYKLPTVRGLAEDLGLAANTVAKAYRALETDGVIETRGRNGSFIAAAGEAADKEAAAAAESYARRARRLGLDHRAARTAVENALRATYGADA, from the coding sequence GTGTCCCCGCAGCCCTTGACCATCACCATCGATCCGACGGCGGCCGCCGCGCCGTTCGAGCAGGTCCGCACCCAGATCGCGGATCAGGCCAGGGACGGCGGTCTGCCGGTCGGCTACAAACTCCCCACCGTCCGCGGTCTCGCCGAGGACCTCGGCCTGGCCGCCAACACCGTCGCCAAGGCCTACCGCGCCCTGGAGACCGACGGTGTGATCGAGACCCGCGGCCGCAACGGCAGCTTCATCGCGGCGGCCGGGGAGGCCGCGGACAAGGAAGCCGCCGCGGCCGCCGAGAGCTACGCCCGCCGCGCCCGGCGCCTCGGCCTGGACCACCGCGCCGCCCGCACGGCCGTCGAGAACGCCCTGCGCGCCACCTACGGAGCCGATGCCTGA
- a CDS encoding lasso peptide biosynthesis PqqD family chaperone, which produces MNLELPGHVSVPHTDDGGVLLDESTGEYWEINQSGAAVLRMLLEGASEQEAAQALIADLRPGEISPEGAVADIRELLAQLRAAELVVTS; this is translated from the coding sequence ATGAATCTTGAGCTGCCCGGCCATGTGTCGGTGCCCCACACCGACGACGGCGGGGTCCTCTTGGACGAGAGCACCGGCGAGTACTGGGAGATCAACCAGAGCGGGGCGGCAGTACTGCGGATGCTGCTGGAGGGCGCGAGCGAGCAGGAGGCCGCGCAGGCACTGATCGCTGACCTCCGGCCCGGCGAGATCAGCCCGGAGGGCGCAGTCGCCGACATCCGTGAACTCCTGGCGCAGTTGCGGGCCGCGGAGCTGGTGGTGACGTCATGA
- a CDS encoding ABC transporter ATP-binding protein, producing MFTSLRPARRSDALDSDDALDTEPADEPEEPLRVGLRDLLRVTRGHRRAIAVALVFSLIAAGLGLAQPMLATKTIQEFSGGRPYLTLAVLLGVLFVVEAVVAGVASYSLERSSEGLVLGLRLRIIDKLLRLPMRRYESQRLGDSLSRTTSDTTMLRDSLAYDLSEVVVGLFVVVGGVAMMVWLDAALFLIVLAIVGVIGGLTLLLLAGIRKAVEDAQDSLGGMSADLERALSAIRTVRVMRAEDRERERIGQLARQAYQQNLQAAKRDAVIGPMMTLAMHGSMMVVLVIGGIRVASGEGSLADLVGFLLYITYISAPIANMFDVMATVQRGLAALQRIEEVTQLPGEADSTPATAPATAPAAGPAAVPTAEGTTPAVEFRDVTFSYDADRPALRQVSFTAPRHTHVALVGPSGAGKSTLFALLARFYDADEGQILLDGIDITRQMSIDECRSKMSLVEQTAPVMHGTLRDNITYACPEATDEQIQRVVELASLNGLVRRLPEGLDTAVGEHGDMLSGGERQRIAIARALLPQPSLLLLDEPTSQLDAANEEALTRAIAQISRECTLLVIAHRASTIRAADTVIALDNGRVTDTGTPEEITARRAFAFD from the coding sequence GTGTTCACCAGCTTGCGACCAGCGCGCAGAAGCGATGCCCTGGACTCCGACGACGCTCTGGACACCGAGCCGGCGGACGAACCGGAAGAGCCGTTGCGGGTCGGTCTGCGAGACCTGTTACGCGTCACACGCGGACACCGCAGGGCGATCGCCGTCGCCCTGGTGTTCTCGCTGATCGCCGCGGGGCTGGGCCTGGCACAGCCGATGCTGGCGACCAAGACGATCCAGGAGTTCTCCGGTGGCCGCCCCTATCTGACCCTGGCCGTGCTGCTGGGGGTGCTGTTCGTCGTCGAAGCCGTCGTCGCCGGGGTTGCCTCCTACTCCCTCGAACGGTCCAGCGAGGGGCTGGTGCTGGGGCTCCGGCTGCGGATCATCGACAAGCTGCTGAGGCTGCCGATGCGGCGCTACGAATCCCAGCGGCTCGGGGACTCGCTGTCCCGCACCACCAGCGACACCACCATGCTGCGTGACTCGCTGGCCTACGACCTGTCGGAGGTCGTCGTCGGCCTGTTCGTCGTCGTCGGTGGCGTCGCCATGATGGTCTGGCTGGATGCCGCGCTGTTCCTCATCGTGCTGGCCATCGTCGGCGTGATCGGCGGACTCACCCTGCTGCTGCTGGCCGGGATCCGCAAGGCAGTTGAGGACGCGCAGGACAGCCTCGGTGGTATGTCGGCCGACCTGGAACGAGCACTGTCGGCGATCCGCACCGTCCGCGTCATGCGCGCCGAGGACCGGGAGAGGGAACGGATCGGCCAACTCGCGCGGCAGGCTTATCAGCAGAACCTTCAGGCCGCCAAACGTGACGCCGTCATCGGGCCGATGATGACACTGGCGATGCACGGCTCCATGATGGTGGTCCTGGTCATCGGCGGTATCCGCGTCGCCAGTGGAGAAGGATCCCTGGCAGACCTCGTCGGGTTCCTGCTCTACATCACCTACATCTCGGCGCCGATTGCCAACATGTTCGACGTCATGGCGACGGTGCAGCGAGGGCTCGCCGCGTTGCAGCGCATCGAGGAAGTCACCCAGCTGCCCGGCGAGGCCGACAGCACTCCGGCCACCGCTCCGGCCACCGCTCCGGCGGCCGGGCCCGCCGCGGTGCCCACGGCGGAGGGAACCACACCGGCCGTGGAGTTCCGCGACGTCACCTTCAGCTACGACGCAGACCGCCCCGCGCTGCGGCAGGTTTCGTTCACCGCGCCGCGCCACACCCATGTGGCACTCGTCGGCCCTTCCGGGGCAGGCAAATCCACTCTGTTCGCGTTGCTCGCCCGGTTCTACGACGCCGACGAGGGGCAGATCCTGCTCGACGGAATCGACATCACGCGTCAGATGAGCATCGACGAATGCCGCTCCAAGATGAGTCTGGTCGAGCAGACCGCCCCCGTCATGCACGGCACACTCCGCGACAACATCACCTACGCCTGCCCGGAGGCAACCGACGAGCAGATCCAGCGAGTCGTCGAACTCGCCAGCCTCAACGGCCTGGTGCGGCGGCTCCCGGAAGGACTCGATACCGCGGTCGGAGAGCACGGTGACATGCTGTCGGGCGGCGAGCGGCAGCGCATCGCGATCGCCCGCGCACTGCTGCCCCAGCCGAGTCTGCTGCTGCTCGACGAGCCGACTTCACAACTCGACGCCGCCAACGAGGAAGCCCTCACCCGCGCCATCGCGCAGATCTCACGCGAGTGCACCCTCCTGGTGATTGCGCACCGCGCCTCCACCATCCGCGCTGCTGACACCGTCATCGCCCTCGACAACGGCCGGGTCACCGACACCGGGACGCCTGAGGAGATCACCGCGAGGCGCGCTTTCGCGTTCGACTAG
- the ddaH gene encoding dimethylargininase — MPSKTALVRRPGPRLAEGLVTHIDRRPVDPALALRQWESYVQVLRDHGWHITEVAPADDCPDAVFVEDTMVMFRNVALLARPGAGERRPEVPDARAAVEALGCSVNEIRAPGTLDGGDILKVGDTVYVGRGGRTNADGVRQLRAAFEPLGARVVAVPVSRVLHLKSAVTALPDGTVIGHPPLVDDPAAFPRFLPVPEESGAHVVLLGGGKLLMAAGAPRSAELFADLGYQPVVVDISEFEKLEGCVTCLSVRLRELYA; from the coding sequence ATGCCCAGCAAAACGGCGCTCGTCCGCCGCCCCGGCCCCCGCCTCGCCGAGGGGCTGGTCACCCATATAGACCGGCGCCCGGTCGACCCCGCCCTCGCCCTGCGCCAGTGGGAGTCCTACGTCCAGGTGCTCCGCGACCACGGCTGGCACATCACCGAGGTCGCCCCCGCCGACGACTGCCCCGACGCGGTCTTCGTCGAGGACACCATGGTCATGTTCCGCAATGTCGCACTGCTCGCCCGCCCCGGTGCCGGTGAGCGCCGGCCCGAGGTGCCGGACGCCCGCGCGGCCGTCGAGGCGCTCGGCTGCTCCGTCAACGAGATCCGGGCGCCGGGCACGCTGGACGGCGGCGACATCCTCAAGGTCGGCGACACCGTCTACGTGGGCCGCGGCGGCCGCACCAACGCCGACGGCGTCCGCCAACTCCGCGCCGCCTTCGAACCGTTGGGCGCCCGCGTCGTCGCGGTACCGGTCAGCCGCGTACTGCACCTCAAATCCGCCGTGACCGCACTCCCGGACGGCACCGTGATCGGCCACCCGCCCTTGGTCGACGACCCCGCCGCCTTCCCCCGCTTCCTGCCCGTCCCCGAGGAGTCCGGCGCCCATGTCGTGCTGCTCGGCGGCGGCAAGCTGCTGATGGCCGCCGGCGCGCCCCGCAGCGCGGAGCTCTTCGCCGACCTCGGATATCAGCCGGTTGTCGTGGACATCAGCGAGTTCGAGAAGCTGGAGGGCTGTGTGACCTGCCTGTCCGTGCGGCTGCGCGAGCTGTATGCATGA
- a CDS encoding asparagine synthase-related protein — protein MKQFDRAGEWLVVLPDHVASVVLAEKLEPAPQRVDHPSGRPWLIGSWESADFRIGEAGATKIATLGFSSAGPQRLAQIAARTRRVTDLDSLGGKLPGCFHLLATVDGVTHAYGTLSGLRKLVYGRAGEVTVAATRADVLAALTGAGIDEERLLLRLLVAEAVLHSVNTPVWRGVRLVDEDSSITLHPTGRPTVTRRWNPPLDRLPRKPAAQRLRQALGDAVQARVDSGLKLTCDLSGGLDSTSLSFLLARSYDQPLTTLTQGAAAPGDDDPMWADLAAEKLPGIRRLMLTFADLPTHYADVLDAAKVPGTDEEPFPGIEDRPIYRRIAALLGAEGSQAHLTGEGGDEVVQGGSAGVFDLFRTQPRVALAYLRGYRALYHWTWSDVARMAFDQRHPYPAWLAARARRLTTHSLDDESSPLIQMPPWATPDAVAAMRDLLADEARRTRQHGHNWTAHHTIWGIRLCAGLVRRTVPLYAAEGVRLTSPYMDDAVIDACMSAQAHERRTPWEYKPLLADAMRGIVPDQSLARTTKAEGSPLEHAGIRTNVAKLAALCEDSRLAARGLIDADKLRSICTSFQMRPFTPYAMSMTFICERWLRDLESTAAMEAS, from the coding sequence ATGAAACAGTTCGATCGTGCGGGCGAATGGCTCGTCGTCCTCCCCGACCACGTGGCTTCCGTCGTCCTCGCCGAAAAGCTTGAGCCCGCGCCGCAACGCGTGGATCATCCCTCCGGCCGGCCGTGGCTGATCGGTTCCTGGGAATCGGCCGACTTCCGCATCGGTGAGGCGGGCGCCACCAAGATAGCCACCCTCGGGTTCAGTTCCGCAGGCCCGCAAAGGCTCGCGCAGATCGCTGCCCGCACCCGGCGCGTCACCGACCTCGACAGCCTCGGCGGCAAGCTCCCGGGCTGCTTCCACCTGCTCGCCACCGTCGATGGTGTCACCCACGCGTACGGGACCCTGTCGGGGCTGCGCAAGCTCGTGTACGGGCGAGCGGGAGAAGTGACCGTCGCGGCGACCCGGGCCGACGTACTCGCGGCACTGACCGGCGCCGGCATCGACGAGGAGCGGCTGCTGCTGCGGTTACTCGTCGCCGAAGCCGTCCTGCACAGCGTCAACACTCCCGTATGGCGCGGGGTGCGCCTGGTGGACGAAGACAGCAGCATCACCCTGCACCCGACGGGCCGCCCCACGGTGACCCGACGGTGGAATCCGCCGCTGGACAGGCTGCCGCGCAAGCCGGCGGCGCAGAGGTTACGGCAGGCGCTCGGCGACGCCGTCCAGGCACGTGTCGACTCGGGGCTGAAGCTGACCTGCGACCTGTCCGGCGGGCTCGACTCCACATCGCTGTCGTTCCTGCTCGCCCGGAGCTACGACCAGCCGTTGACCACGCTCACCCAGGGAGCGGCCGCGCCCGGCGATGACGACCCCATGTGGGCCGACCTGGCCGCGGAGAAGCTGCCCGGGATCAGGCGGCTGATGCTCACCTTCGCCGATCTCCCGACGCACTACGCAGACGTCCTCGACGCGGCCAAGGTGCCCGGAACCGACGAAGAACCCTTTCCCGGCATCGAGGACCGGCCGATCTACCGACGGATCGCGGCACTGCTCGGCGCGGAAGGCTCCCAGGCCCACCTCACCGGCGAAGGCGGCGATGAGGTCGTCCAGGGCGGATCGGCGGGGGTGTTCGACCTGTTCCGCACCCAGCCGCGCGTCGCCCTGGCCTACTTGCGCGGCTACCGGGCCCTGTACCACTGGACCTGGTCCGATGTGGCTCGTATGGCTTTCGACCAGCGGCACCCGTACCCGGCGTGGCTGGCGGCTCGGGCACGGCGCCTCACCACCCACTCCCTCGACGACGAGAGTTCCCCCCTCATCCAGATGCCGCCGTGGGCGACCCCCGACGCGGTTGCCGCGATGCGGGACCTGCTGGCCGACGAGGCCCGGCGCACCCGTCAGCACGGGCACAACTGGACCGCCCACCACACCATTTGGGGCATCCGGTTGTGTGCCGGCCTGGTGCGTCGCACCGTGCCGCTGTACGCCGCCGAAGGGGTCCGTCTCACCTCCCCCTACATGGACGACGCCGTCATCGACGCGTGCATGTCCGCGCAGGCGCACGAGCGCCGGACCCCGTGGGAGTACAAGCCTCTGCTGGCTGACGCGATGCGCGGCATCGTCCCCGACCAGTCGCTGGCCCGCACCACCAAAGCGGAGGGTTCACCGCTGGAGCACGCCGGGATCCGCACGAACGTCGCCAAACTCGCGGCACTGTGCGAGGACTCGCGCCTGGCCGCACGGGGGCTGATCGACGCCGACAAGCTCCGCTCGATCTGCACCTCGTTCCAGATGCGCCCGTTCACCCCCTACGCGATGTCGATGACCTTCATCTGTGAACGCTGGTTGCGCGACCTTGAATCCACCGCTGCCATGGAGGCTTCCTGA
- a CDS encoding response regulator transcription factor, with protein sequence MPVSLLRTLVDASPAAPSGLTLSQSETDVLRQLASGCPIADMAATLGYSERQMYRLARGIYFKLGAGNRSEAIATAARWRLLDDSS encoded by the coding sequence GTGCCCGTCTCTTTGCTGCGGACACTGGTCGACGCTTCACCTGCCGCCCCGAGCGGCCTGACCCTCAGCCAGTCGGAGACCGACGTGCTACGTCAGCTCGCCTCCGGGTGCCCCATCGCCGACATGGCCGCCACGTTGGGCTACTCGGAGAGGCAGATGTACCGGTTGGCGAGGGGAATCTACTTCAAGCTCGGCGCCGGCAACCGCAGCGAGGCGATCGCCACGGCGGCCCGTTGGAGGCTGCTTGACGATTCCTCCTGA